A stretch of DNA from Natrinema halophilum:
CCCATCTCGGCGGTAACGCTTCTCGAGGGATAGGGTCCTGATCAACAGTCATGTACAGCGATATCGCCTAGAATGGGAGTGATCGTTCCGCCTGCATACGCCAAGTCCTATATACGGAACCCGTACCGTTTCAGTCCGCTTGCATACGGACACGCGGTGCATCGGCGCCCGAGTCACGGAATCCGACCCGAGTCAGACGGCCGAAACGCCGCTCAAATCGGACGAAATGCCCTTGAGCGGGGACGATCGTCCGACTTTTGTCTCCGCTCGTACTGAAAGAGGATATGGCCGATTTCGATCCCGAACAATTCGAGGACAAATACGCGAACTACTTTCCCGAACTCCAGCAGGCGTACAAGAACGCATTCAACCGAATGAACGACCGGTTCGACTCCCAGCTCGTTCACGCGATCGACCAGCAGGTGTTGAACGAAAGCGAGCCTTTCTACGAAGGCGACGGTGAGTTTCGCGTCGAACTCCCGGACGATCCGTACGAGCGCATCTCAGGTGTCCTCGTCGACGAAGATCGGTTCGAAGAGGTCCTCGAAATCCACGTCGAGGAGATAGAGACCGAACTCCAGCGCGTCTTTGGATTCGCCTGATCTGTGGCGACAGGCGTCGCCGACGACGATAGCCGAACATGGAGGACGGAAGGTTTAGGGGGGCTGATACCCAACGTCATTCTATGAGTACTGAGACCCAAAACGACGGGGACGATCTCGAGGAGCGCGTGACGAACTTCCTTCGCCGTAACTTCCCGCAAATTCAGATGCACGGCGGTAGCGCGGCGATTCAGGACATCGATCGCGAATCGGGCGAAGTAAGCATCGCCCTCGGCGGTGCCTGCAGCGGCTGTGGCATTTCCCCGATGACGATTCAGGCAATCAAGAGCCGAATGGTCAAGGAAATCCCCGAAA
This window harbors:
- a CDS encoding DUF5783 family protein; this encodes MADFDPEQFEDKYANYFPELQQAYKNAFNRMNDRFDSQLVHAIDQQVLNESEPFYEGDGEFRVELPDDPYERISGVLVDEDRFEEVLEIHVEEIETELQRVFGFA
- a CDS encoding NifU family protein gives rise to the protein MSTETQNDGDDLEERVTNFLRRNFPQIQMHGGSAAIQDIDRESGEVSIALGGACSGCGISPMTIQAIKSRMVKEIPEIEKVNASTGMDSDDDMGGMSPSFPGETVDDGETDEGPEAPF